The proteins below come from a single Nocardiopsis gilva YIM 90087 genomic window:
- a CDS encoding CoA-binding protein yields MSNSSHANGDDVSDDVIRRILRESEVWAVVGLGNNPRRPAYGVARFLQAHGKRIVPVHPTAATVHGERGYASLADIPFEIDVADVFRRSEDAGGVADEALARDDITTVWFQLGVIDHAAAQRVRDAGRTMVMDHCPAIEWPRLLG; encoded by the coding sequence ACGTGATCCGCCGCATCCTGCGGGAGAGCGAGGTCTGGGCGGTCGTCGGCCTCGGGAACAACCCCCGCCGCCCCGCCTACGGCGTCGCCAGGTTCCTGCAGGCGCACGGCAAGCGCATCGTCCCGGTGCATCCCACGGCCGCCACCGTGCACGGCGAGCGAGGCTACGCCTCGCTCGCCGACATCCCCTTCGAGATCGACGTGGCCGACGTGTTCCGCCGATCGGAGGACGCGGGCGGCGTCGCCGACGAGGCGCTCGCCCGCGACGACATCACGACGGTCTGGTTCCAGCTCGGGGTCATCGACCACGCGGCGGCCCAGCGGGTGCGCGACGCCGGACGGACCATGGTGATGGACCACTGCCCCGCCATCGAATGGCCCCGGCTTCTGGGCTGA